The Desulfuromonadaceae bacterium genome includes the window CCAGATAATTCTCTCTCATCTGATGCCACTGACCGTTCATCGACAGGTAGCCGTTAAAAACGCTCCCCCAACTGGGGGCAATCAGCATCACCGAAAAGCCCATCGCCAGCGTCTGCACCCAGTCCGGCACCGGTGTCCAGAGCAAGTGGTGGGCACCGGTCCAGAGGTACATAAAAAGCAGTGACCAGAAAGCGATGATCGACAGACGGTGACTGTAAATCGGCACGCCGGTTGTCTTTGGCAGAAAATAGTAGAACATCGCCAGTGGCGGGGCGGTCAAGGCCATGGCGACAGCGTTATGGCCGAACCACCAGTGAACATTGGCGTCGTTGGTGCCGGCGTAGGCGGAGTAAGATTTGAAGAGGGACACCGGGAGCGCCGCCGCGTTGACCAGATAGAGAATCGCCACCCCGATTAATGCCGCCATCATGTACCAGAGTGAGATGTACATCTGCTCCTCTTTGCGTTTAAGGATGGTCATGATGATGTTCACCGCGAAAACCACCCAGAGGATGACGACCATCACGTCAATCGGCCACTCCATCTCATGGTATTCTTTCGAGGTGGTATAGCCGAGCAACAGGGTGATGGCTGAAGCGATAATCGTTGCGTTAAAGAACCAGAGCTGAAACTTTGCCAGTTTATTACTCCACAGCGGGGTTTTACAGAGGCGTTGCACCATATAAATGAAGGTGGCGAAGATGACCCCGACGCCCCAGCCGTAAATACCGGCGTTGGTGTGAATCGGACGCAACCGCCCGAAGGTCAGATAGGGGGGGAAATTCAAGTCAGGTTCGACCATTTGCAGGGAGATGATCACTCCGACCAAAACGGCAACCAGCCCCCACAGGAGACTCCAGTTGACAAAACTTCTGACAATGTCTGTATTGTAAACAGGCTTTTCCATGGAACCTCCAGCATAAAAAATTTACTGAATGATAGCCAACCTCGCCTGAAAGTCAAGCATCTGGAACAACACATTTTTTAAAGCCTGATTGAGAGGTGAAACGGTCACTCAGAATGAGCCGTTGAAAATTATTCGAGTGTTTGATGATGTGCTCGCAAAAAAGAATTAGATGGCTAAGCAAAAATTTTGACCTACAAGGCTGGGTGGTTTTTCAGGGGCGAAGACCTACATCAGGTAGGTCGAGGTCCTGAAAAACCGGCGTAACGACGTAGGGCGGACTTTTTGCAACGCCATCTTTGATGACAGGGTAAAAAGTGGCCAGAGGGGTCGCAGACAAAAATGGTTGGATATTCAGAAGCACCTTGCTCCGTTTAAAAAAATGTGTTTTTATCGGCGTTCAAATTGTGTGACAGGATGCGCATGACCCTCGGTAAAAAACTCTATCTCTATACCAGTGCGGTGCTGGTTTTGTCGTTGTTGCTGGTGCTGCTGGTGCTGGAACGTCAGCAGGCGCGCATCTGGAAGGACTATCTGCTGACGCGCAATGTTTCCTTTGCACGTTTTGCGACGCCTGAGCTCCTGAAAATTTCTCGCGGAAATTTTTTCCGTGACCACGAGATGACAGCGGTTTACGATTTTCTCGGCTATAATCGTGAACTCATACAATTCTCGATCATCACCTCCAGGGGGGGGCATGATTTTCTTTCCTTCCGCTTCCCTGATTTTATCGATTCTTCCTTTGATCCGCGCAGCGCGGTGA containing:
- a CDS encoding cbb3-type cytochrome c oxidase subunit I, with product MEKPVYNTDIVRSFVNWSLLWGLVAVLVGVIISLQMVEPDLNFPPYLTFGRLRPIHTNAGIYGWGVGVIFATFIYMVQRLCKTPLWSNKLAKFQLWFFNATIIASAITLLLGYTTSKEYHEMEWPIDVMVVILWVVFAVNIIMTILKRKEEQMYISLWYMMAALIGVAILYLVNAAALPVSLFKSYSAYAGTNDANVHWWFGHNAVAMALTAPPLAMFYYFLPKTTGVPIYSHRLSIIAFWSLLFMYLWTGAHHLLWTPVPDWVQTLAMGFSVMLIAPSWGSVFNGYLSMNGQWHQMRENYLVKFLIIGLTFYGLQTLQGPMQAIRSFSAFIHYTDWVPAHIHMGTMGWVSMISYASIYYLVPRIYGRELYSVPLANMHFWLALVGQLVWSISLWVAGVLQAGMWNAMNNDGSLTYTFMETMVEMYPYWWARAAGGFIFFLGIVIFIYNLFMTVRNGKEVVAPIVTAAGRD